In the Erythrolamprus reginae isolate rEryReg1 chromosome 13, rEryReg1.hap1, whole genome shotgun sequence genome, one interval contains:
- the LOC139175360 gene encoding protein S100-A4-like isoform X1 — MATPLEKALDTMVVTFHKYSQKEGDQFKLNNTELKELLKQELPGFISKKKDESTFQKIMSNLDSNKDNQVDFQEYATFLACIAMACNDFFHGFPDKMPRQK; from the exons ATGGCCACCCCTTTGGAGAAAGCGCTGGACACGATGGTGGTCACCTTCCACAAATATTCCCAGAAGGAAGGCGACCAATTCAAGCTCAACAACACGGAACTGAAGGAGCTGCTGAAACAGGAGCTGCCCGGTTTCATTAGC AAGAAAAAGGACGAGTCCACGTTTCAAAAAATCATGAGCAACCTGGATTCCAACAAGGACAACCAAGTGGATTTCCAAGAATACGCCACTTTCCTCGCTTGTATCGCCATGGCCTGCAACGATTTTTTCCACGGATTCCCGGACAAGATGCCGCGGCAGAAATGA
- the LOC139175360 gene encoding protein S100-A4-like isoform X2 — MATPLEKALDTMVVTFHKYSQKEGDQFKLNNTELKELLKQELPGFISKKDESTFQKIMSNLDSNKDNQVDFQEYATFLACIAMACNDFFHGFPDKMPRQK; from the exons ATGGCCACCCCTTTGGAGAAAGCGCTGGACACGATGGTGGTCACCTTCCACAAATATTCCCAGAAGGAAGGCGACCAATTCAAGCTCAACAACACGGAACTGAAGGAGCTGCTGAAACAGGAGCTGCCCGGTTTCATTAGC AAAAAGGACGAGTCCACGTTTCAAAAAATCATGAGCAACCTGGATTCCAACAAGGACAACCAAGTGGATTTCCAAGAATACGCCACTTTCCTCGCTTGTATCGCCATGGCCTGCAACGATTTTTTCCACGGATTCCCGGACAAGATGCCGCGGCAGAAATGA